A stretch of DNA from Arachis hypogaea cultivar Tifrunner chromosome 19, arahy.Tifrunner.gnm2.J5K5, whole genome shotgun sequence:
ACAAAACATATCACTAatgtttttttgtttctttttatactTGTATCACAAATGTTTTGAGAGTTTAGTGGGTCAACTCTCAACTGACTATCGAGTagaatgaaaattcaaaattaggCCGGCTTGGCCTTCTTGTTTGTTGGGCTAAGCCCATATGAtcaaaaacatgaaattaaaatcctgacaaaaatataaaattaaaaaaatatatatataaataaatttgaattgatttattaatttattatttattagtttatttaaataagtgtcaAATATTTAAATCTCATCCTTTACGCGCAGCGATCTATTAGTCAGCAATAAATACTCGAGAAATGCTATttatacaccaaaatcagccaccaatgtatttgtgtatggaaatggatcctctccagtttttttaacacttgagagaataaagtgtgatctcttacctttaattctataagtggaacaaaaaataaagagaaaaaaaagaacaatGAAAGGTGAGATTAAATACTAGacaccatccaattttttttcactGAAGATGATCCACTCccatttgtgtataaatacatatgtgatttaatttattttcaatgtgtatttatatttcaacatgtattttatactgatggctgactttggtggctgattttggtataCACGTAGCATAATCCTAAATACTCATATAAAGCATCCGGGGTAAATTAATCCTAACGTACCGAATttatcgtaaaaaaaaaaaaaaataagggtACATATTTGAAATAAGTAGTACTGCTTATCTAGTATATACTTTGAAAATTACATCAAATGAGAGATTAAAGCAagaccaaaaaagaaaaaggagagatTAAAGTTATCGAGGATGAAATTTACTTATTGACATTTCATTTATAGAGAAGGTTGTTGAACTTTTGCCAGATTGACTGGAACTTGATTCTTGTGCAACTGTTTTTGGATCCATAATACCACTATCATGCAAGAAAAATGCTGGTTCTTGTGGAGATGGCAAATCAAGAGAATGATTATTAAGATATGAAACTATTGTCCCCATTGTAGGTCTAGAATTTGGGTTTTCTTGAACGCATAATAAACCAATTTGAATGCATTTTATAACTTCCACCTGGTTATAATCTTCCTTTATTTTTGGATCCAATATGCTTAATGGTGTTCCATCCCTCCATTGTTTCCAAACCTGTAGCCAACAATTCAAATTCTTACATTACtttacaaataaattaattttttacctGCACCCATATGTTAAAATTAGTAGAAGATTAACAAAACAGATATTTACTcggaaaaaaaaatgatgatattAGTACTCACATAATTTAAAAGACTTTCTCCAACACGATTTGAAGTATAAGAATTTACTATCTTTTGTCCCGTAACGATTTCTAGGATCACGACTCCAAAACTAAAAACATCTGATTTTTCTGAAAATTGTCCAAGCATTGCGTATTCTGGAGACATATAGCCACTACAAAATATTCAACAAattagttaaaattaattaaaataaattatatatatatatgagaattcGAAACTTACTATGTACCAACAATTCTATTTGTTTTTCCTCTGTTTTGATTAATGTCAACTATTCTAGCCATaccaaaatctgaaatttttggaTTCATATTTTCATCCAGTAAAATATTACTCGGCTTTAAATCACGATGTATAACTTTAAGTCGAGaatattcatgtaaataaagaaTTCCAAGAACAGTTCCTCCAATAATTTTATAACGTTGATCCCAGCTTAAATTTTGTTGTTGACCACCATCTACAAAATATTTCAGAGTTTAGAGTGGATATAGATAGCTGAACCAATATGAGAGTTTAGAGTCAAAGTGTCAAACCAAATAAAAAGTAATCAAGACTTCCATTTGGCACGTATTCGTAAAGTAGTATTTTCTCTTGTTCTTCTATACAAAAGCCCATAAAAGATACTAGATTCCTGTGTTGAAGCTTCGCTATCAGCAAAATTTCATTCTTGAACTCAACCACACCTTGTTTAGAACTTGTAGAGAGTCTTTTTATAGCTACATGTCGGCCATCAGGAAGAGTAccctaaaatatatttaattattgaagTTATAAAGcatgatatttgaaaaaaaaaaaaaaagaaagaaagaaaagaactacATTTTCTCACCTTGTAAACTTCTCCAAATCCTCCTTTGCCAATCATGTTCTGGTGAGAAAAGTTGTTCGTGGCTGCTTCAATTATAGAGAAATCGAATTGCAGCCCTTCTAAAGTGGCACTTTCACGACCAACTAGAccaatatgtttgaattgttaaACAAGTTTATAAGCTTCTTGAATGCTACAAACTaatcagtatatatatatatattgaaaaaaaaaatgtattctTACAGTTTTCTCTAAGAATAGTCTTAGAattctttttttgtcttcttcttAGCATATAGCAGCACAAAGTGAAAAGCAATGCCACAATAGCAATGGGTACAACGATTAAGATAATTGTTCGTGATCGACTTCTTTTGTCTGTATATATAAAAAGCCAACGTATATCATTTCGATGCCAATAATAAGAAATAACTTGGTAATaatagaccaaaaaaaaaaaattgtgaagtgctaaaaaaatatacaatatctAGTGTATGCTGTTGaattttaaatgaataaaaaataaaaaataaaaatttacctgtaattattttaatataaaattaataattttaaaaacgtgaggttttaaaaaaaaaaacacattcaaacaaataattatatttagtcGTACGTTGAAAAATTATATGTAGCAATGGCTTTTTGGCAAACGATTGCTAT
This window harbors:
- the LOC112775285 gene encoding cysteine-rich receptor-like protein kinase 25 isoform X2; this encodes MASFNVLFFVLISILNFSSITTKAEDTHFLYQVCSKYRFTAINTTYQNNLKTLLSSLSSKATHNTEFYNNTVTGKTPTDTVYGLYMCRGDIPSDLCGECVGNASQRLSTNTECSFSVAAVIWYDECMVRYSNTSFFSRVTVAPGYPGYALPSPTNMTDQQSFNRLLYRTLNQTADEAANAPMGAKKFATKEAAISIFQNLYCLAQCTPDLSPEDCRSCLDGLINSNLPECCAGKQGGRVLYPNCNIRFEIYPFYRSLESAPSPAPSSNSRVGRESATLEGLQFDFSIIEAATNNFSHQNMIGKGGFGEVYKGTLPDGRHVAIKRLSTSSKQGVVEFKNEILLIAKLQHRNLVSFMGFCIEEQEKILLYEYVPNGSLDYFLFDGGQQQNLSWDQRYKIIGGTVLGILYLHEYSRLKVIHRDLKPSNILLDENMNPKISDFGMARIVDINQNRGKTNRIVGTYGYMSPEYAMLGQFSEKSDVFSFGVVILEIVTGQKIVNSYTSNRVGESLLNYVWKQWRDGTPLSILDPKIKEDYNQVEVIKCIQIGLLCVQENPNSRPTMGTIVSYLNNHSLDLPSPQEPAFFLHDSGIMDPKTVAQESSSSQSGKSSTTFSINEMSISKFHPR
- the LOC112775285 gene encoding cysteine-rich receptor-like protein kinase 25 isoform X1, whose amino-acid sequence is MASFNVLFFVLISILNFSSITTKAEDTHFLYQVCSKYRFTAINTTYQNNLKTLLSSLSSKATHNTEFYNNTVTGKTPTDTVYGLYMCRGDIPSDLCGECVGNASQRLSTNTECSFSVAAVIWYDECMVRYSNTSFFSRVTVAPGYPGYALPSPTNMTDQQSFNRLLYRTLNQTADEAANAPMGAKKFATKEAAISIFQNLYCLAQCTPDLSPEDCRSCLDGLINSNLPECCAGKQGGRVLYPNCNIRFEIYPFYRSLESAPSPAPSSNSRDKRSRSRTIILIVVPIAIVALLFTLCCYMLRRRQKKNSKTILRENFGRESATLEGLQFDFSIIEAATNNFSHQNMIGKGGFGEVYKGTLPDGRHVAIKRLSTSSKQGVVEFKNEILLIAKLQHRNLVSFMGFCIEEQEKILLYEYVPNGSLDYFLFDGGQQQNLSWDQRYKIIGGTVLGILYLHEYSRLKVIHRDLKPSNILLDENMNPKISDFGMARIVDINQNRGKTNRIVGTYGYMSPEYAMLGQFSEKSDVFSFGVVILEIVTGQKIVNSYTSNRVGESLLNYVWKQWRDGTPLSILDPKIKEDYNQVEVIKCIQIGLLCVQENPNSRPTMGTIVSYLNNHSLDLPSPQEPAFFLHDSGIMDPKTVAQESSSSQSGKSSTTFSINEMSISKFHPR